The following proteins come from a genomic window of Peptococcaceae bacterium:
- a CDS encoding enoyl-CoA hydratase-related protein, with the protein MTYQNILLEKENGIAVLTINRPEVRNALNKETVQEIRQAVAEVREDESVRVLIVTGAGDKAFVAGADLNSLQKRGMVETLANENQLALSELAGLEKPVIAAVNGFALGGGCELAMACDIRIASENAKFGQPEPGLGFLPGAGGTQRLPRLVGAAKAKELIFTGELIDAREAEKIGLVNKVVPQEELMKAAREMAEKIMKKGPLAIRMAKLVIDKGMDVDLASALLLERVGQTVLFGSEDRKEGISAFFEKRPPEFKGK; encoded by the coding sequence ATGACTTACCAGAACATACTGCTGGAAAAGGAAAACGGTATCGCCGTCTTGACAATAAACCGCCCCGAGGTCAGGAACGCGCTGAACAAAGAAACGGTGCAGGAGATCAGGCAGGCCGTGGCCGAAGTCAGGGAAGACGAGAGCGTCAGGGTGTTGATTGTGACGGGCGCCGGCGACAAGGCCTTTGTGGCCGGCGCGGATTTGAACAGCCTGCAAAAACGGGGGATGGTCGAGACCCTGGCCAATGAGAACCAGTTGGCGCTGTCCGAGCTGGCTGGTCTGGAGAAGCCGGTCATCGCGGCAGTGAACGGTTTTGCCCTGGGGGGCGGTTGCGAACTGGCCATGGCCTGTGACATACGCATTGCCAGCGAGAACGCGAAGTTCGGACAACCCGAACCGGGGCTGGGCTTTCTGCCCGGGGCCGGGGGGACCCAACGGCTGCCCAGGCTGGTGGGTGCGGCCAAGGCCAAGGAGCTAATCTTTACCGGCGAATTAATCGACGCCCGGGAAGCGGAGAAGATTGGACTGGTGAACAAGGTTGTGCCGCAGGAGGAACTGATGAAGGCGGCCCGGGAAATGGCGGAAAAGATCATGAAGAAAGGCCCGCTGGCGATCAGGATGGCCAAACTGGTGATCGATAAGGGCATGGACGTGGACCTGGCCAGCGCCCTTCTTTTGGAACGCGTCGGCCAGACAGTGCTGTTTGGCAGCGAAGACAGGAAGGAAGGGATATCGGCATTTTTTGAAAAGAGACCACCTGAATTCAAAGGCAAATAA